Genomic window (Bosea vaviloviae):
CTGACGCTGCTCGTCATCGTGCTCAAGACGGCGGATCAGAAGAGCCGGCTGTTGCGCGTGGTCGCGCCGCTCGGTGTGCTCTTGCCCTCGGGGTTGGGCTTGAAGATCGACGACAAGGATATCGGCCGGGCCGGCTTCGTGCGCTGCCTGACCACCGGCTGCGTCGCCGAGGTGGTGATGGACGACGCGCTGCTCGGCCAGCTCAAGACCGGCAAAAGCGCCACATTCATCGTGTTCCAGACACCGGAGGAGGGCGTGGGCATCCCCGTCTCGCTTTCCGGATTCGGCCCCGGCGTGGAGACCTTGCCGTGATTGACGCGACATTCAGCCGGCCGCACTGGCTGATCCTTCCTGTCTTGTGTGTCGGCCTCGCCGGCTGCGGCTCGTCGGGCTCCTCCTCGGGAGAACCGAGTGCGTTCCAGAAATTCAGCAATGTCGTGATGTTCCAGTCTACGACCGTGCCGCCGGCTCCGCCGAGGACACAGGGCGAGGTCCAGAAGGAGCGCCAGGACGAGGAAGAGTCGCTGGTCTGCCCGGAGGTGATCATTGCCGATGGCGGCGCCGCGATGCGCGCCCAGTCGGGCCCTGACAGCGGCAGCTTGCGCCATCAAATTTCGATTCTGAATGTTGCGCGCGAATGCACGGCGACGGGCAATGGCGGCTATAATCTCAAGGTTGGCGTCGAGGGCCGGGTGCTGCTCGGCCCGGCCGGTGCACCGGGCAGCTATTTCGCGACCCTGGTGACCACGGTGACACGCGGCACGACCTCGGTGGCGCGCCGCTCGGCCCGCGTCGGCGGCACGATCGCCAGCGGTCAGGGCGGTACCGATTTCTCCTATGTCGAGCAGGGCATCGTGGTTCCGCCCGGCCGTGGCGATGTCGAGATCACCGTCGACCTCTCGCCCGCGGGCGCCGCGACGGCCGCCCACAGGCGGCGTAGGTAAGCGTTTTCGAGCGAAGCGGTTACCGGTTTGTGTGAGAAAACGGCGCTAGCATTGCGTGGAAAATCGCGGCGCCTGCCGCGAAACAAGGCAGTCGCCCGATTGACTCAAGGGCTGCCTCCAGTATGTCTGCCTTCAGCCGCACATCCCCGCGGGAGAGACCGGGTTCGGACTTGTCCGGATTCGGCGCCGAAGGCGCAACCGCCCCGGAAACGCTCAGGCAAAAAGGACCGCTGGGGAGTTGGCGCTCTGGAAAGTGGCGGAAGCGATTCCGCCCACCGACGGGTGTAACCTGTCCGGCTGACGACGCCGGTACGGGGAAATCTCTCAGGTTCCGAGACAGAGGGGGCGCGCTCCGGACAGTTCCGTCCGGGGCTTGCGCTTGACTCTGGAAGGGGCCCTCCATGGCTGCCGAAGCCGATACCGCGATTGCTCATGCATCGCCCGAGACCCCATCGCTCAAGACTGCGCTCCATTCCCGCCATGTCGCGCTCGGCGCCCGCATGGTGCCTTTCGCCGGCTACGACATGCCGGTGCAGTACCCCAGCGGCATCCTGACCGAGCATAACTGGACGCGTGAGAAGGCCGGGCTCTTCGACGTCTCACATATGGGCCAGGCCTTCCTGGTCGGTCCCGATCACGAGACCACGGCGCGCACGCTGGAAGCCCTGATTCCCGCCGACATCCTCAATCTCGCCCCAGGCAAGCAGCGTTATTCGCAGCTCCTGAACGAGGAGGGCGGTATCCTCGACGATCTGATGGTGACGCGCTCGCTCGACCTCGATGAGGACGGCGCGCTCTATCTCGTCGTCAACGCCGCCTGCAAGACCGAGGACTACGCCCATATCGAGGCGCGGCTGCCGGCCAATGTGAAGCTGATCCGGGCCGAGCATCGCGGCCTGATCGCGATCCAGGGACCAGCCGCCGCCGAGGCGCTGGCCGTGCTCGCGCCCGAGGCCGCCGAGATGGGCTTCATGACCTCGCGCAGCATGAAGGTCGCCGGCATCAAGGCCAATCTCAGCCGCTCCGGCTATACCGGCGAGGATGGCTACGAGATCTCGGTTGCCGCGAACAAGATCGGCGAGATCTGGGACACGCTGCTGCTCGACGCTCGCGTCAAGCCGATCGGGCTCGGCGCGCGTGATTCGCTGAGGCTGGAGGCGGGCCTGTGCCTCTACGGTCATGACATCGACACCACGACCTCGCCGGTCGAGGGCGCGCTGACCTGGTCGGTCCAGAAACGCCGGCGCGAGGAGGGCGGCTTTCCCGGCGCTGCCCGCATCCAGCGCGAATTCGCTGAGGGGCCCGCGCGCGTCCGCGTCGGCCTGCTGCCAGAAGGCCGCGCTCCGGCTCGCGAGGGCGCCGAGATCGCCACGCCCGAGGGCGAGATCGTCGGCAAGGTGACCTCTGGCGGCTTTGGCCCGAGCCTGAACGCGCCCTGCGCCATGGGCTACGTCGCCAAGGCGCACTCCGCTCCTGGCACGCGGCTTGATCTGATCGTGCGCGGCAAGCCGTTGCCGGCGGTCGTCGCCGCGATGCCCTTCGTGCCCAACCGCTACAAGCGCTGATCCCCATTCCCTTTCCAGGAGACAAGACCATGGCCGAGACCCGCTACACCAAGGACCACGAATATATCCGCATCGAGGGCGACACCGGCACGGTCGGCATCAGCGACTACGCCCAGGCGCAGCTTGGCGACGTCGTCTTCGTCGAATTGCCCGCCATCGGCAAGGCTGTGACCAAGGGCGGCGAAGCGGCCGTGGTCGAGAGCGTCAAGGCGGCGTCCGAGGTCTATGCGCCGGTCTCCGGCGAGGTCGTCGCCGTCAACAGCGAGCTCGAGGCCTCGCCCGGCACGGTCAATGAGGATCCGGCCGGCAAGGGCTGGTTCGTCAAGCTCAAGCTCAGCGACGCCGCCGAGCTCGAGGGCTTGATGAGCGAGGCCGAGTACCAGGATTACGTCAAGACGCTGTGAGGCTCGGCGCTCCGTCATTCCAGGACGGAGCCCTCGGGTCCGATCTTCGATCGGCCCAAGGATAAACGCCACGGAGATCCGAGAATCTCCTGACGAGACGTCTCTGGTTCACGAGATGCTCGGGTCAAGCCCGAGCATGACGCCATTCAAGGGAATTCCCCATGCGCTACCTCCCCCTTACCGCCACCGACCGGCTCGACATGCTGGCACGCATCGGCGTTCCCGATGTCGATGCGCTGTTCAGCGACGTACCGGCCGGCAAGCTCCTGACCGCGCCGCTCGATTTAGCCCCAGCCAAGGGCGAGCTCGAGGTCGAGCGCATCATGGGGCGCATCGCGGCCAAGAGCATGGCGGCCTCCTCGGTGGCCTTCTTCGTCGGGGCCGGGGCCTATAAGCATCATGTCCCGGCGACGGTGGACCACCTGATCCAGCGCTCGGAATTCCTGACCAGCTACACGCCCTACCAGCCCGAGATCGCGCAGGGCACGCTGCAATATCTCTTCGAATTCCAGACCCAGGTCGCGGCGCTCACCGGCATGGAGGTCGCCAACGCCTCAATGTATGACGGCTCGACCGGCACCGGCGAAGCTGTGCTGATGGCTCACCGCGTCACCAAGCGCCGCAAGGCCCTGCTGTCGGGCGGCCTGCACCCGCATTACGCCGAGGTGGTGAAGACGCTCTCCGAGATGGCGAGCGACGAGGTCGTGGCGCTGAAGCCCGATGTCGAGGCCAATGAGGACATCCTCGCCCAGATCGACGATGAGACGTCCTGCGTCGTCGTGCAATCGCCCGACGTCTTCGGCAATCTGCGCGACCTTGCTCCGATCGCCGCGAAGGCGCAGGCCCATGGCGCCTTGCTGATCGCGGTCGTCACCGAAGTGGTTTCGCTCGGCGCGATCACCTCGCCCGGCGAGATGGGGGCCGACATCGTCGTCGGCGAAGGCCAGTCGATCGGCAACGCATTGAATTTCGGCGGCCCCTATGTCGGGCTCTTCGCCGCCAAGTCGAAATATGTCCGCCAGATGCCGGGCAGGCTCTGCGGCGAGACGGTGGACGCTGACGGCCAGCGCGGCTTCGTGCTGACGCTCTCGACCCGCGAGCAGCATATCCGCCGGGACAAGGCGACCTCGAACATCTGCACCAATTCCGGCCTCTGCGTGCTCGCCTTTACCATCCACATGACGCTGCTCGGCCAGGCCGGGCTGTCGCGGCTGGCCGAGGTCAACCATGCCAACGCGGTCAAGCTCGCCGATATGCTGGGCGGGGTGAAGGGCGTCACCGTGCTCAACGAGAGCTTCTTCAACGAGTTCACCGTGAAGCTCTCCAAGCCCGCCGCCGAGGTGGTCGAGGCGCTGGCCGAAAAGGGCGTGCTCGCCGGCGTGCCGGTCTCGCGGCTGTTGCCCGGCGCTGGGCTCGACGATCTGCTGATCGTGGCGAATACCGAAGTGAATACGGATGATGATCGTGACGCCTTCGTCGCGCGGCTGCGCGAGGTTCTCTGACGTTTAGTAACGGAAGGAACGGCTCTCATGTCCCTGCACGCTATCATCGCCCGCCGCCAGCGCGCGCTCATCGCCTCGTGGGTGCGCAACCCGCTTGTGCAGGTGCAGGTCGAAGCGCCCGGCGCCCTGCCAGGGCTGGTCTTCATCTCGGATGCCGGCGAGGCCGGCATGGCCGGTGGAGTCGGCCGGCGCGACGAGCGCAATGTCGCCATGGTGACCAGGCCCGGCGATCCCGATACGCAGGCGAGCTGTTGGGTCGCGGCGCGTTATTCCGGTTATCGCTCAGCCTATCTGGCGTTCATTCGCGAAGCCTATGGCGTCAGGGCGACATCCGTTGAGCTTGCCGGTTTCGATGTCGACCATCTGCTCAATCGCGCCAGAAGCCCGCAGGATTCGAGCTTCATCCGCATCGAGGCGATCCCGGCTGCTGCCAATCAGGATTGGGGGCGGCTGTTCGAGAAAGCCGCCTCGGATCCGCGCTTCTATGCCAACCAGGCGCGCGAGCGCCGTACCATGAGCTGGGTGATCTGCGCCAAGCTCGCCGGCCAGGCACCGCCGAACGGTCCCGGCGACCAGGCCGGGATCAACCGCCTCGTACAGTATTTCGTTTCGATCGGGCTCGACGCGGCGGAAGCGCGCGACGGCCTCAACTCGATGCTCTCATTCGCCTACAAGTTTCGCTGATCGGACATAAACACCATGCTCAATCGTCAGGGACGTCCCACCCAGGCCGGCGAGGCTGCCAGCGAGCAGCACGCCACCTTCACCGGCAACAAGGCTCTGCAGCAGATCGAGCCGCTGATCTTCGAGATCGGCCATCACGAGACGACGGGTGTCGATATCGATGCGCCCGCGCCGTTCAAACCGCGCCTGGGCAAGCATGCGCGCAAGGACGGTATCGGCCTGCCCGGTCTCTCCGAGCCCGAGGCGATGCGCCATTATGTCCGCCTCAGCCAGAAGAATTACGGCATCGACACCGGGCTCTTCCCGCTCGGCTCCTGCACGATGAAGCACAATGCCCGCCTGAACGAGAAGATGGCGCGGCTGCCGGGCTTCTCCGACTTGCACCCGCTCCAGCCGCTCTCGACCGTGCCCGGCGCGCTCGACGTGATGCTGCAGCTCTCGCATTACCTGATGACGCTGACCGGCATGCCGGCGGTGGCGCTGTCGCCGAAGGCCGGCGCGCATGGCGAGGCTTGCGGCATGATGGCGATCAAGGCCGCCATCGCCGCCAAGGGCGAGGGCGCGACCCGCAATGTCGTGCTCGTGCCGGAATCGGCGCATGGCACCAACCCGGCGACCGCGGCCCTGATCGGCTTCTCCGTGAAATCCGTACCGGCCCGTCCGGACGGCACCGTCGCTGTCGAAGACGTCAGGGCGCTGCTCGGACCCGAGATCGCCGCGATCATGCTGACCAACCCCAACACCTGCGGCATCTTCGAGCCGCAGATCGTCGAGATCGCCGCCGCGATGCATGAGGCCGGCGCCTATTTCTACTGCGATGGCGCCAACTTCAACGCCATCGTCGGCAAGGCCAAGCCCGGCGATCTCGGCGTCGACGCCATGCACATCAACCTGCACAAGACCTTCTCGACGCCCCATGGCGGCGGCGGGCCGGGTGCGGGGCCGGTTGTGCTGTCGGCGCGGCTCGCGCCTTACGCACCGGTGCCCTTCATCCATGTCGAGAACGGCACGCCGCGCCTGATCGAGAACAAGGACGATGCGCCCGCCGGCAACCAGCCCTTCGGCCGCATGACCGCCTTCCACGGCCAGATGGGCATGTATGTCCGCGCGCTTGCCTATATGCTCAGCCACGGTTCGGATGGCATGAAGCAGGCCTCCGAGGATGCGGTGCTCAACGCCAACTACATCCGCGCCGGCCTGTCGGACCTGATGTCGCTGCCCTTCCCGGACCACCCCTCGATGCATGAGGCGCTGTTCGACGACGAATGGCTCAAGGGCACCGGCGTCTCGACGCTCGATTTCGCCAAGGCGATGATCGACGAGGGCTATCACCCGATGACGGTGTACTTCCCGCTCGTCGTGCATGGCGCGATGCTGATCGAGCCGACCGAGTCGGAATCGAAGGCCTCGCTCGACCTCTTCATCGCGACGCTGCGTGACCTCGCCATGGCGGCGCAGGGCAACGACAAGGCGCGCTTCACGGCAGCCCCTCACCACGCCCCGATCCGCCGCCTCGACGAAACCCGGGCCGCGCGCCAGCCGGTGCTGAAATGGGTCAAGCCGCAGCCGATCGCCGAAGCGGCGGAGTAGCCCCTCGTCATTGCGACGAGTCTGGCGACGAAGCGATCCAGGGGCCAAGCGAGCCTCCTGGGTTGCTCCGCTGTGTGCGAAATGACGGCCTCGCCTGAAACGTTCCGATACGTAATTCTCTCCCGGCCTTAAGGCTTCCTTGACCATATGCGAGGGAAGCTTTGCGGTGCGCCTTCGGCGCATTGTGGGACACTTCCATGGCCGTGCGTTTCGTCAAGATTTCCGTCGCCGCTGCCTTTGCCCTTTTCCTGGGGGCGGCAGGCGCGCGCGCCGAGCAGCCGAGCTACGGCCCCAACACCTATGACCGCACGCTCGAGGCGCTGATCGCGCATGAGGACATCGCCAATCGCGGTGGCTGGCCCAAGGTGCCGGGCTCGGTTTCGAGCCTGAAGCCCGATGCGCAGGGACCCGACGTCACCATCCTGAAGCAGCGATTGATGCTGAGCGGGGATCTGGCCCCCGAGGCTCTGCCGGGCGATGTCTATGACGCCGCCGTCGTTGCCGCCGTGAAGCGCTTCCAGCTTCGCCATGGCCTGTCGGATCTGGGCACGGTCGGCCGGTTGACGCTGAAAGCGATGAACGTACCGGTCGAGATGCGCCTGAACCAGCTTACCGCCACGCTGGAGCGGCTGAAGAGCAACGGCTTCGCCTTCGCCGAGCGCTATGTCGTGGTCAATATTCCCGGCGCCAGCGTCGAGGCGGTCGAGAACGGCGTCGTCCAGCGCCGGCATCTCGCCGTGGTCGGGCGGCCGGACCGGCCTTCGCCGGTGCTGCAGGCTAACATCACCTCGGTGAATCTGAACCCCTACTGGACGGTGCCGACCTCGATCGTGAAGGCCGACATCATCCCCCATATGCGCAAGGAGCCCGACTTCGTCGCGAAGTCGAACATGAAGCTGCTCGGCGCGGAAAACCGCGAGATCGATCCGGCCACCGTCAAATGGGCGAGCCTGACCTCGCCCTATTTCACGGTGCGGCAGGATTTCGGCCCCACCAATGCACTCGGCCAGCTCAAGATCGACATGCCCAATAGCGAGGCGGTCTATATGCACGACACGCCGAAGAAGAGCCTGTTCCGCAACGATGTCCGCTTCAACTCGTCGGGCTGCGCCCGCATCGAGGGCGTGCGCGATCTCGCCGCCTGGCTGCTCGAAGGCACGGAGTGGACGCAGAGCGCGATCGAGGCCGAGATCGCCAAGAACGAGCGCAAGGACATCCGGCTGAAGAAGTCGGTTCCTGTCGCCTGGGTCTATCTCACCGGCTGGCAGAGTGGCGACGGTTTGATCCAGTTCCGCGAGGACATTTACGGGCTCGACACGCCGCAAGGCATCGTCACCTCGACGATCCAGGCGCGCAAGCCCAAGCCCAAGACGCCTCCCACGGTTCCCGTCCAGAAGCTCGAGGCCAAGCCCGCAGTAGCGGCGCCTGTGAAGCCCGTGGCAGCGAAGCCGGCTCCCGCGAAGACGGCGACCGCCATCAACTGAGGGGCTACAGCATCAGATCGAATATCGGATTCGGACTGATGCTGCAGCGCTTCGCCTATGCATCGGCTTGCCCCGAAAACCGGTTCCCACTTTTCGGGCCGATGCTCTATGGCGCGGCCAGGATCGCCATCACGGCGCTGATCGCCTGCCGGCGCGCCTCCGGATTCGTGCCGATCGTGACCTTGCCGTCCGGGCGCTGCGAGAAGGCGGCGTTGCGCTCGCGCAGCGGCAGGTCGGGATGGTCGAAATCATGATAGGCGCCGGCAAAGCCGGTGAACTGCGCGCCGCCGCGCTGCGCCAATTCCTGGCAGGGGGCGGCCGGCGTCCAATCGTCGGCGAGCCCCTGCAGGATCGTGGTCGGCACCTTGGCGCTCCAGCCGCGCTTCAAGATCACGCGGCAGCCCGGATAGAAGGCGATCGCCTTGCCAAACCCGCCAGCGCCGGCTGCAGCGGCGTCGCCGGCGACGCGCAGCGCCGTCGAGCCGCCATTCGACCAGCCGATCAGGCTGGGGCGCCCGGCCGCGACGAAGGGCTGCTGCGCCAGCCAGTCGCTCGCGCCGAAGGCGTCCTTGGCGCGCCCGGCCGGGGTCAGCGCGCGGTCGCGGTCATTGCAGAGCGAGGATAATCCGCGCGGGCGAAAACTGTCGGGCAGTAGCACGGCGTAACCGGCGGCGTTGAGGCGCTGGCTCCAGTCGGTCTCACGCGCATTCATCTTGCCGGAGCGGGTCCAGAGGCCGGCGCAGCCATGCATGGCGACGACAGTCGGGAAGGGGCCCGCGCCCGCCGGCTTGGCGAGCCAGCCCGTCAGGAGGGTGCCGTCGCGCGAGGTGAAACTGACCTGCTCCATTGCGAATGCCGAGCCGGCGAGAACCAGACTGGCAGGACCAAAGAGGAGGGTGCTGGCGAAAAGAGCGGTCCGAAGCAGCGGCGTCATGGAACGGAAGCCTCCTGAAGGCGCAAGGCGGGCGGGCCAAAGAAAAAACGCCGCGATCCCGGGGATCGCGGCGTCGATTTGATGGCCGGCCGAGACGAACTCAGTTCAGCTTGGCCTTGACCTCTTGCAGGCCGGTCGAGAAGGCGGCTTCGCCGGCCTTCCCGGCCATCTGCCCACGCAGGATGGCCTCGGCGGCGCGGGTGGCTGCCTCGGCGGCGGCGGCGCGAACCTCGGCCTCGGCCTGGATCTCGGCCTGAGCGATCTTGTCCTCCGCCGATTTGGTGCGGCGGGTGACGAACTCGCTCAGCTTGGTCTCTGCTTCGGCGGCGAGACGCTTGGCCTCGTCATTGGCCGCGGCGATGATGCTGGCGGCCTCCGCTTCGGCGGCCTTGCGCTTGGCTTCGTATTCGGCGAGCAGCTTTTCGGCTTCCTGCCGCAAGCGACGGGCCTCGGCCAGTTCGCGGGCGACCATCTCGCCACGCGAATCGAGCGCGGCCGTGATTTTCTTGTGCACGCCGAATTTGGCGAGCAAGCCCAGGAAGATGACGAAGGCGACGCCGACCCAGAAGGTATCCATCTGATCTCTCCTCAGCCCTGCGCCAGGGCCTGATCGACCGCGTCGGACGCCTCAGCCGTGCTGGGGGCCTGACCCGTCAACTTGGTCACGATCGCGATCGCGACTTCGCTGCCGAGGCCGCGGACATTGGACATCGCCTTCGACTTGGTGCTGGCGATGGCGGCTTCCGCCTTGTCGAGCTTGGCGGTGAGTTCGGCCTCGACCGAGCGGCGACGCTCGTCCGACGCCTTGGCGCCGGCGTCGCGGGAAGCCTGCGCGATCGACTGCGCGTTCTTACGGGCTTCCGTGAGGGCCTTCTCATAGGCCTGGGAGGTTTCCTCGGCCTTCGCCTGCATCTCTGCGGCCTGGTCGAGATCGCGCGAGATCGTGTTCGCCCGCTCTTCCAGGATGGCGCCGACACGCGGCAGGGCGACCCTCGACATCAGCCAGTAGAGGGCTCCAAACGTGATCGCCAGCCAGAAGAGCTGTCCGGCGAAGGTCTTGGCGTCGAAGGGCGGGAAGGAGGCCTTGGCGCCGTGCTCTGCCGCGGCCTGGGCCGCACCGGCCGCGAGCAGGGCAGCGGAAGCCACCAGTCCTCGTCCGAAGACAGTTGCAGAACGAAGCGGCATGGCAATGCCTTTCAGCCGGAAGAGCAGTGATGCCGGCACTCCGGCGCCGCGAGACGCGCCGGAGTTCGACAAGGCGACGTAAGATGCGTGCGTCAGAGCACGAACATCAGGACGAGCGCGACGACGAAGCAGAAGATGCCCAGACCTTCCGCGAGCGCCGCGCCGATGAAGGCGCGACCGAACTGGCCGTCGGCGGCCGAAGGGTTGCGCAGCGCGCCCGAGAGGAAGTTGCCGAAAATGCTGCCGACGCCGATGGCGGCGAGGCCCATTCCGAGGCAGGCGAGGCCAGCGCCGAGATACTTGGCTGCAACAGGATCCATAGTCTTTCTCCGGTGTGAAAAGCTTGAGCGGGTGGGTGAACTCTCGCGATCTCGGCTCTGGGCTCAGTGGCCCGGATGCAGAGCATCGTTGAGATAGACGCAGGTCAGGATCGCGAAGACATAGGCCTGCAGGAAAGCGACGAGGAACTCGAGCGCGGTGAGCGCGATGGCGAGCAGCAGCGGCAGCGGCGCGATGACATAGCCGAGCACGCCGGCGCCCGTGGTCAGCGCGACGACGAAGCCGCCGAAGACCTTGAGTGCGATATGGCCGGCCAGCATGTTGCCGAACAGGCGCAAGGAGAGCGAGATCGGCCGCGAGACGAAGGAGACCGCCTCGATCAGCACCATGAAGGGCAGCAGCCAGCCGGGAACGCCCGACGGCACGAACAGGCCGAAGAAATGGCTGCCATGCTTGACGATGCCATAGACCAGCACGACGCCGATGACGAGGAAGGCGAAGGCGGCGGTGACGATGATGTGGCTGGTGACGGTGAAGGAGCTCGGGACCATGCCGAGCAGGTTCGCCGTCAGCACGAACATGAAGAGCGAGAAGACGAAGGGGAAGAAGCGCATGCCGTCCTTGCCCATCACGCCTGTGACGGTCGAGGCGACGAATTCATAGGCGATCTCGGCGAGCGACTGCAGGCGGCCGGGCACGGTGGCGCGCTGGCTCGAGCCATAGATCATGACCAGCGAGACGACGCCCACGATCAGGACCATCAGCAGCGAGGAATTGGTGAACGACAGGTCGAGCCCGAAGGGGCGCAGGCCCACGATCGGATGGATCTCGAATTGGTGGATCGGATCGATTCCGCCGCCAGCCGCCATGTCTCAAGCCCCTCGTCGCGCAGCCAGCCTGGCTGCCTCTTCGGTTATTTCTTCGCCGCGTCGTCCTGAGACCCTGAGGTCGGACGCACGCCGAGCCGATAAGCGGAACGGAAACCGGCGATGGTGCCGAGCGCCAGAAAGGCGATCAGCAGGAACGGAGACGTTCCGAGCCACCGGTCTCCGAGGAACCCGAGAAGGGCGCCCGCGATGATGCCGCCTGCGAGATCGGTTGCTGCGCGAAACCCGGATGACATCGCGCCCGCAAGCGCCTTGTCCTTCCCAGCCGGACTTGCGCCCGGCTTTTCGCTCTCCTCTGCCCGCCCGATGGCGGTCTTCAAAGAGTCCAGTCTTGCGCGCAACTCCGTATCTGAGGCGCTTTTGTCAGGTTCCGACATGGCGATGATCCCTCCCTGATCGTGAAATGGCCACGATCCAGCAAAAAATCACCCTATCCCTGTCCAGACCCGCGCATCGAGCCGTCGTCAGCACGGCCTCCTTTATTGCCCGGTCCCCGCCCTGTCAAGGCAGGGCAAAGTGGCTTAAGGTATTGGAATATTTATAAATTCAGGCGAGATGCGACATTCTTGCCGCATTGCCGCGTCGATTGTGGCAATTTTTCAACCGGCCTCGCGGATGCGTTCGGCGGTCGCGAGGTCGACGGAGACCATCTGGCTGACGCCGCGCTCGGCCATGGTGACGCCGAAGAGCCGGTCCATCCGGGCCATGGTGATCGGGTTGTGGGTGATCAGGATGAAGCGCGTCTGCGTATGCCGCGCCATCTCGTCGAGCAGGTCGCAATAGCGCTCGACATTGGCGTCGTCGAGCGGCGCATCGACCTCGTCGAGCACGCAGATCGGCGAGGGGTTGGTCAGGAACACGGCGAAGATCAGCGCGGTCGCGGTCAGGGCCTGCTCGCCGCCCGAGAGCAGCGTCATCACTTGCGGCTTCTTGCCGGGCGGGCGGGCGAAGATTTCCAGCCCCGCCTCCAGCGGGTCCTCGGAATCGACCAGCTTCAGCTCGGCCGTGCCGCCGCCGAACAGCACGCTGAACAGGCGCTGGAACTGCTCGTTGACGATCTCGAAGGCGGCGAGCAGGCGCTCGCGCCCCTCGCGGTTCAAGGCGCCGATCGCCTGGCGCAGGCGCCGGATCGCCTCGCTCAGATCGTCGCGCTCGCCCGTCATGCCCTCGCGCTTGGCCTTGATCTCGGAGAGCTCGTCCTCGGCGCGCAGATTGACCGCACCGAGCCGCTCGCGCTCGGCCTTGAGGCCGGCGAGGCGGCTTTCGACCGCGCCTTGCGCGGGCAGGTCCTCGCCGGGCTTCAGCCCCGTCAGCCCCTGCAGTTCGGCCAGCGTCGTCTCCAGCCCGTCCTCGATCTGGCGCGCCACGTCGGAGACGCGCTGGCGGGCGGCCTCGAGCCTGGCCTCGGCGGACGCGCGCAATTCGCGCGCACCGGCCAGGCCTTCGAGCCCGGCCCGCGCCTGGCGATCGGCCTCGGCCAGGGCTGTTTCCGCCTTGGCGAGGCTGTCGGCCGCCTCGCGCCGGCCAGCCTCGGCGGTTTCGATCTCGGCGACGATTCGGCGGCGCTCGACCAGGAAGGTGTCGGGCGCCTCCAGCAGCGCCTTCTGCTCGGCTGAGACCGTCTCGATGCGGCGCCTGGTTTCCTCGGCCGTCTGGCTGGAGGTGGCGGCGCGCTGCTGCCAGGCCGTGACATCCTGCGCGATGGCGGCGCGCCGCTTTTGGCGCAGCTCCGCCTCGCGCGCCAGGGTCTGGACCCGCGCCCGCGCATCGGAAGCCGCGACGCGCCGTTCGCCCAGCTCGACGCGCGCCTTCAGCAGCACGGTTTCGAGATCGGTCAATGGCGAGAGTGCAGCGAAGGCCTCGTCATGGCCGGCTACCTGCGCCGTCGCCTCAGTGATGGTCTGGCCGAGACGCTCGATCGCCTCGCTCAGCGCCGAGCGCCTTGCGGCCG
Coding sequences:
- a CDS encoding invasion associated locus B family protein, translating into MIGRVLATVLAACSVSGAALAQGAVKSTHGDWQMRCEVPPGAKAEQCALVQNVAAEDRPNLTLLVIVLKTADQKSRLLRVVAPLGVLLPSGLGLKIDDKDIGRAGFVRCLTTGCVAEVVMDDALLGQLKTGKSATFIVFQTPEEGVGIPVSLSGFGPGVETLP
- the gcvT gene encoding glycine cleavage system aminomethyltransferase GcvT, with product MAAEADTAIAHASPETPSLKTALHSRHVALGARMVPFAGYDMPVQYPSGILTEHNWTREKAGLFDVSHMGQAFLVGPDHETTARTLEALIPADILNLAPGKQRYSQLLNEEGGILDDLMVTRSLDLDEDGALYLVVNAACKTEDYAHIEARLPANVKLIRAEHRGLIAIQGPAAAEALAVLAPEAAEMGFMTSRSMKVAGIKANLSRSGYTGEDGYEISVAANKIGEIWDTLLLDARVKPIGLGARDSLRLEAGLCLYGHDIDTTTSPVEGALTWSVQKRRREEGGFPGAARIQREFAEGPARVRVGLLPEGRAPAREGAEIATPEGEIVGKVTSGGFGPSLNAPCAMGYVAKAHSAPGTRLDLIVRGKPLPAVVAAMPFVPNRYKR
- the gcvH gene encoding glycine cleavage system protein GcvH is translated as MAETRYTKDHEYIRIEGDTGTVGISDYAQAQLGDVVFVELPAIGKAVTKGGEAAVVESVKAASEVYAPVSGEVVAVNSELEASPGTVNEDPAGKGWFVKLKLSDAAELEGLMSEAEYQDYVKTL
- the gcvPA gene encoding aminomethyl-transferring glycine dehydrogenase subunit GcvPA — translated: MRYLPLTATDRLDMLARIGVPDVDALFSDVPAGKLLTAPLDLAPAKGELEVERIMGRIAAKSMAASSVAFFVGAGAYKHHVPATVDHLIQRSEFLTSYTPYQPEIAQGTLQYLFEFQTQVAALTGMEVANASMYDGSTGTGEAVLMAHRVTKRRKALLSGGLHPHYAEVVKTLSEMASDEVVALKPDVEANEDILAQIDDETSCVVVQSPDVFGNLRDLAPIAAKAQAHGALLIAVVTEVVSLGAITSPGEMGADIVVGEGQSIGNALNFGGPYVGLFAAKSKYVRQMPGRLCGETVDADGQRGFVLTLSTREQHIRRDKATSNICTNSGLCVLAFTIHMTLLGQAGLSRLAEVNHANAVKLADMLGGVKGVTVLNESFFNEFTVKLSKPAAEVVEALAEKGVLAGVPVSRLLPGAGLDDLLIVANTEVNTDDDRDAFVARLREVL
- the gcvPB gene encoding aminomethyl-transferring glycine dehydrogenase subunit GcvPB, which translates into the protein MLNRQGRPTQAGEAASEQHATFTGNKALQQIEPLIFEIGHHETTGVDIDAPAPFKPRLGKHARKDGIGLPGLSEPEAMRHYVRLSQKNYGIDTGLFPLGSCTMKHNARLNEKMARLPGFSDLHPLQPLSTVPGALDVMLQLSHYLMTLTGMPAVALSPKAGAHGEACGMMAIKAAIAAKGEGATRNVVLVPESAHGTNPATAALIGFSVKSVPARPDGTVAVEDVRALLGPEIAAIMLTNPNTCGIFEPQIVEIAAAMHEAGAYFYCDGANFNAIVGKAKPGDLGVDAMHINLHKTFSTPHGGGGPGAGPVVLSARLAPYAPVPFIHVENGTPRLIENKDDAPAGNQPFGRMTAFHGQMGMYVRALAYMLSHGSDGMKQASEDAVLNANYIRAGLSDLMSLPFPDHPSMHEALFDDEWLKGTGVSTLDFAKAMIDEGYHPMTVYFPLVVHGAMLIEPTESESKASLDLFIATLRDLAMAAQGNDKARFTAAPHHAPIRRLDETRAARQPVLKWVKPQPIAEAAE
- a CDS encoding L,D-transpeptidase family protein, with amino-acid sequence MAVRFVKISVAAAFALFLGAAGARAEQPSYGPNTYDRTLEALIAHEDIANRGGWPKVPGSVSSLKPDAQGPDVTILKQRLMLSGDLAPEALPGDVYDAAVVAAVKRFQLRHGLSDLGTVGRLTLKAMNVPVEMRLNQLTATLERLKSNGFAFAERYVVVNIPGASVEAVENGVVQRRHLAVVGRPDRPSPVLQANITSVNLNPYWTVPTSIVKADIIPHMRKEPDFVAKSNMKLLGAENREIDPATVKWASLTSPYFTVRQDFGPTNALGQLKIDMPNSEAVYMHDTPKKSLFRNDVRFNSSGCARIEGVRDLAAWLLEGTEWTQSAIEAEIAKNERKDIRLKKSVPVAWVYLTGWQSGDGLIQFREDIYGLDTPQGIVTSTIQARKPKPKTPPTVPVQKLEAKPAVAAPVKPVAAKPAPAKTATAIN